A region of Gemmatimonadaceae bacterium DNA encodes the following proteins:
- the asnB gene encoding asparagine synthase (glutamine-hydrolyzing): MCGITGVINVHGTPVAPDLVRAMTDVVRHRGPDGSGVWTANGVGFGHRRLAILDLSPAGHQPMLSVDERYVLTYNGEIYNWRELRKQLERQGARFRSQTDSEVILEAWRVWGPKCVEKFNGMFAFALYDVQDGTVFLARDRFGVKPLYYAWRGDTLLFGSEIKSLLQHPAMRVTVNTAALGEYFTFQNVFSDQTLFDGVHLLPRAHSATLQLGDRSSFKVRRWWDYEFKHETGVSAPEYVEELDRLFRQAVTRQIGADVEIGTYLSGGIDSGAITCVTASRLPNVKSFTAGFDVSSASGIEQGFDERAKAEMLSNAFRTEHYQVVLKAGDMERILPELVWHLEDLRVGQSYPNYYVSRLASRFVKVVLAGTGGDEIFAGYPWRYYRAVKNDDAAQYLDKYYAYWQRLVPDHLRSSFFRPVLQQALQQHPPEAAFRNVLRRRSFLTMGPDDYVNHSLYFELSTFLPGLLLVEDKLSMAHGLETRVPFLDNDLVDFALRVPVKFKLKHVDSIVRFDENTPGAKADKYFNETGDGKLILRQAFSRYMPAEYAKGKKQGFSAPDGSWFRGRSIDYIRALLARRDTRLYDFLEPAGVQTLLDEHVSGRVNHRLVIWSLLCFEWWLRRFRDAESVALAA; the protein is encoded by the coding sequence ATGTGCGGCATCACCGGTGTCATCAATGTGCACGGCACACCCGTGGCCCCTGACCTCGTCAGGGCCATGACGGACGTCGTGCGCCATCGAGGACCCGATGGATCGGGGGTCTGGACAGCCAATGGGGTCGGCTTCGGCCACCGGCGACTCGCCATTCTGGATCTCTCGCCGGCAGGTCATCAGCCGATGCTGTCGGTCGATGAGCGGTACGTGCTCACGTACAACGGCGAGATCTACAACTGGCGCGAGCTCCGCAAGCAGCTCGAACGGCAGGGCGCGCGCTTCCGCTCGCAGACGGACTCCGAGGTGATTCTCGAGGCCTGGCGGGTGTGGGGCCCCAAATGCGTCGAAAAGTTCAACGGCATGTTCGCCTTTGCGCTCTACGATGTGCAGGACGGCACCGTCTTCCTTGCCCGCGATCGCTTTGGCGTGAAGCCGCTGTACTACGCCTGGCGTGGCGACACGCTGCTCTTCGGCTCGGAGATCAAGTCGCTGCTGCAGCATCCGGCGATGCGCGTGACCGTGAACACGGCCGCCCTCGGCGAGTACTTCACCTTCCAGAACGTCTTCAGCGATCAGACGCTGTTCGACGGCGTCCATCTGCTGCCGCGTGCGCACAGCGCGACGCTGCAGCTCGGCGACCGGTCCTCGTTCAAGGTCCGGCGCTGGTGGGACTACGAATTCAAGCACGAAACCGGCGTCAGTGCGCCGGAGTATGTCGAGGAGCTCGACCGGCTCTTTCGTCAGGCGGTGACGCGGCAGATCGGCGCCGACGTCGAGATTGGCACGTATCTGAGCGGTGGCATCGACTCGGGCGCCATTACCTGCGTCACCGCGAGCCGCCTGCCGAATGTGAAGAGCTTCACCGCCGGTTTCGACGTGTCGTCGGCCTCCGGCATCGAGCAGGGCTTCGACGAGCGCGCCAAGGCCGAGATGCTCTCCAATGCGTTTCGCACCGAGCACTATCAGGTCGTGCTCAAGGCCGGCGACATGGAGCGCATTCTCCCCGAGCTGGTCTGGCACCTCGAAGATCTGCGCGTGGGCCAGAGCTATCCCAACTACTATGTGTCGCGCCTCGCCTCCCGCTTCGTGAAGGTGGTGCTTGCCGGGACCGGCGGTGACGAGATCTTCGCCGGCTACCCGTGGCGCTACTATCGCGCGGTGAAGAATGACGATGCGGCACAGTATCTCGACAAGTACTACGCGTACTGGCAGCGCCTCGTGCCGGATCATCTGCGGAGCAGCTTCTTCCGCCCCGTGCTGCAGCAGGCGCTGCAGCAGCATCCGCCCGAGGCGGCGTTCCGCAATGTCCTTCGTCGTCGCTCGTTCCTCACCATGGGGCCCGACGACTATGTCAATCACTCGCTCTACTTCGAGCTGTCGACGTTCCTCCCCGGGCTGCTGCTCGTGGAGGACAAGCTGTCGATGGCGCACGGGCTCGAAACGCGTGTGCCCTTCCTCGACAATGATCTGGTGGACTTTGCGCTGCGCGTGCCGGTCAAGTTCAAGCTCAAGCACGTCGATTCGATCGTCCGCTTCGACGAGAACACGCCGGGCGCGAAGGCCGACAAGTACTTCAATGAAACGGGTGATGGCAAGCTGATTCTGCGACAGGCGTTCTCCCGGTACATGCCGGCCGAGTACGCCAAGGGCAAGAAGCAGGGCTTCTCGGCGCCCGATGGCAGTTGGTTCCGCGGACGCAGCATCGACTATATCCGCGCGTTGCTCGCCCGTCGCGACACCCGGCTCTACGACTTTCTCGAGCCGGCCGGCGTGCAGACCCTGCTCGATGAACATGTCTCGGGGCGTGTGAATCACCGCCTCGTCATCTGGTCGCTCCTCTGCTTCGAGTGGTGGCTGCGCCGATTCCGTGATGCGGAGTCGGTGGCACTCGCCGCCTGA
- a CDS encoding tetratricopeptide repeat protein encodes MSRAEIEATYQEALTLARAGQPARAIALLAEAHAKDGRHVGVRNALGVLRLEQGDANGAIAMLKPLAKELPEAAPILVNLGNALVAARRADDALSPLKKAATLEPRDAATWYAYGRALQIAGRVTDAVTAYDRALALEPTHLEAQANRSAALMFAGRYEEAEAAANAVLQRAPEHANAQFNRAMTLLARGAWADGWRAYEWRERTSLLEGMRRKWTQPRWEGESLAGRTLLVHAEQGLGDTLQFVRWLVPLRAQGGRVVLVVPTALHSLLAGSDVADAVVSFSDPVPAHDVQVALTALPHRLGLHTTAAVMASATPYLKVPAVMDAALAAWCAELPGDRPRIGLVWAGSATHVNDMHRSIPLGVFEPLLKRTDVTWVSLQQGERAADLATLPRRLSLQDPSSLLTTFQRTAQLLRQLDAVITIDSAVAHLAGALGRRTWLLLPQVGLDWRWAAETPAHRWYPSVEPIRQAAAGEWRTAVLEVQARLGGLVAANGAVSAGARNR; translated from the coding sequence ATGTCCCGAGCTGAAATCGAAGCGACGTATCAGGAAGCCTTGACCCTCGCGCGCGCCGGACAGCCGGCGCGCGCGATTGCATTGCTGGCCGAGGCGCACGCGAAGGACGGGCGTCACGTGGGGGTCCGGAATGCGCTGGGGGTGCTGCGTCTCGAGCAGGGCGATGCCAATGGCGCGATCGCCATGCTCAAGCCGCTGGCCAAGGAGCTGCCGGAGGCGGCGCCGATTCTGGTGAATCTGGGCAATGCGCTCGTGGCGGCGCGCCGCGCCGATGATGCGCTCAGTCCGCTCAAGAAGGCGGCGACCCTTGAGCCGCGTGATGCCGCGACGTGGTATGCGTACGGTCGCGCGCTGCAGATTGCCGGTCGCGTCACCGACGCGGTGACCGCGTACGATCGGGCCCTCGCGCTTGAGCCGACCCATCTCGAAGCCCAGGCCAATCGCTCGGCGGCGCTGATGTTCGCCGGGCGGTACGAGGAGGCCGAAGCGGCCGCGAATGCCGTGCTGCAACGGGCACCGGAGCACGCCAACGCCCAATTCAATCGCGCGATGACGCTGCTGGCGCGCGGCGCGTGGGCCGACGGCTGGCGCGCGTACGAATGGCGCGAACGCACCTCGCTGCTCGAGGGCATGCGTCGCAAGTGGACGCAGCCGCGATGGGAGGGCGAGTCGCTCGCCGGCCGCACGCTGCTGGTGCATGCCGAGCAGGGGTTGGGCGACACGCTGCAGTTCGTGCGATGGCTGGTGCCACTGCGGGCGCAGGGCGGGCGGGTGGTGTTGGTGGTCCCCACGGCGCTGCACTCCCTGCTCGCCGGCAGCGACGTGGCCGACGCGGTGGTGAGTTTCTCCGATCCGGTGCCCGCGCACGATGTGCAGGTCGCGCTGACGGCGTTGCCGCATCGTCTGGGGTTGCACACCACGGCGGCGGTGATGGCGAGCGCCACACCGTATCTCAAAGTGCCGGCCGTGATGGATGCCGCGCTGGCGGCGTGGTGCGCCGAGTTGCCCGGCGATCGGCCGCGCATCGGCCTGGTGTGGGCGGGGAGCGCCACGCATGTGAACGACATGCACCGCTCCATTCCGCTGGGCGTGTTCGAGCCGCTGCTCAAGCGCACGGATGTCACCTGGGTGAGCCTGCAGCAGGGGGAGCGCGCGGCTGATCTGGCGACGCTCCCGCGCCGGCTGTCACTGCAGGATCCGTCGTCGCTGCTCACCACGTTTCAGCGGACGGCGCAGCTGCTGCGGCAACTCGATGCGGTGATCACGATCGACAGTGCGGTGGCGCATCTGGCTGGCGCGCTGGGGCGTCGCACGTGGCTGCTCCTGCCGCAGGTGGGGCTCGACTGGCGCTGGGCCGCGGAGACGCCGGCGCATCGGTGGTATCCGAGCGTGGAGCCCATCCGGCAGGCGGCCGCCGGCGAATGGCGGACGGCGGTGCTCGAAGTGCAGGCGCGGCTTGGCGGGTTGGTGGCGGCGAATGGCGCGGTGAGCGCCGGGGCGCGGAACCGCTAG
- a CDS encoding glycosyltransferase, giving the protein MPLTNRYRVVHLCTDDRVDRRILDGARLLTEAGWPTLVIAAAPPGDLADETSYPDVPIFRLMGSWVPADRLPEEPSDPQLAAVQAAGRTFNQHQRLLAAALAFPCEVIIANDLPQLPAGILAARAHGAALIYDAHEFYPSQPFTKGASAALEELERSLIGHADVIVTVNDSIADLMAMKYKCQRPVTVLNCPSTRHRGAVSREESPLRAFVGATPQQRVLLYQGNLAGSRNLEELVDGMARVTNPDVVLAFMGKGSAVGDALKARAQALGLLGSRVHFIPEKSAAELLAWTVGADAGIIPYPHSDMNTWLVSPNKLYEFLAVGLPILASHGPELRRFVGDLGVGINAHLATPQDFAEAIDAFFANSIDGFRERAAAVSSRFTWEHEGRQWLGLVERAVHARSTRTLRRVA; this is encoded by the coding sequence ATGCCTCTGACGAATCGCTACCGCGTGGTGCACCTGTGCACCGACGATCGCGTCGATCGACGCATTCTCGACGGCGCCCGCCTGCTCACCGAAGCCGGCTGGCCCACGCTGGTCATCGCGGCGGCCCCGCCGGGTGACCTCGCCGACGAGACGAGCTATCCCGATGTCCCCATCTTCCGCTTGATGGGGTCGTGGGTGCCGGCGGACCGACTCCCCGAGGAGCCAAGCGATCCGCAGCTGGCCGCCGTGCAGGCGGCCGGCCGCACGTTCAATCAGCATCAGCGACTGCTGGCCGCGGCGCTCGCCTTCCCGTGCGAAGTGATCATCGCGAACGATCTACCGCAGCTCCCCGCCGGGATTCTCGCCGCGCGCGCTCACGGTGCGGCGCTCATCTACGATGCGCATGAGTTCTATCCGTCGCAGCCCTTCACGAAGGGCGCGTCGGCGGCACTCGAGGAGCTCGAGCGGTCGCTCATCGGGCACGCCGATGTGATCGTCACGGTGAACGACAGCATCGCCGACCTGATGGCGATGAAGTACAAGTGTCAGCGCCCGGTCACCGTGCTGAACTGTCCGAGCACGCGGCATCGCGGGGCAGTGTCTCGTGAGGAGAGCCCGCTGCGCGCCTTCGTGGGCGCCACACCGCAGCAGCGGGTGTTGCTCTATCAGGGCAACCTCGCCGGGAGCCGCAATCTCGAGGAACTGGTCGACGGCATGGCGCGCGTCACGAATCCCGATGTGGTCCTGGCCTTCATGGGCAAGGGCTCGGCGGTGGGTGACGCACTCAAGGCACGGGCGCAAGCGCTTGGCCTGCTCGGCTCGCGGGTGCACTTCATTCCCGAGAAGTCGGCGGCGGAGCTGCTGGCGTGGACGGTGGGAGCCGACGCCGGGATCATTCCGTATCCGCACTCGGACATGAACACCTGGCTCGTCTCGCCGAATAAGCTGTACGAGTTCCTGGCGGTCGGATTGCCGATCCTCGCATCGCACGGCCCGGAACTGCGTCGCTTCGTTGGTGACCTCGGGGTCGGGATCAACGCGCATCTCGCCACGCCGCAGGACTTCGCCGAAGCGATCGATGCCTTCTTCGCCAACTCGATCGACGGGTTCCGCGAACGGGCGGCCGCCGTGTCGTCGCGCTTTACCTGGGAGCACGAAGGCCGGCAGTGGCTGGGTCTTGTCGAGCGGGCCGTCCACGCGCGCAGCACCCGGACACTCCGGAGGGTCGCCTGA
- a CDS encoding glycosyltransferase family 4 protein, which yields MSNSIVMPIPSAQVDAQGTPRFQIPVAGDHPQRATIEALEADGGVQAETRVFLDAQLETGDALLDLDPGIGVVALSAATAPNGSPAVFVAGLDLDTVQLLQDAAADAGGWVEDIDVQDPAELCASIDARLESDGRVFVHSSAAQVIWCTTGLRPLIDAGRVVAICVSDAAADSVWAETAALLAACGFVPHALAEQDGEVVLLPVTGQPMSTVIAVAMASDATATATAAAPAANAAVGVIASATAWNAVRDGFSFIAPHSRTGYGVAASHLLRALQQRQIPVTFFPLGPVDATLLDNPRLREALVRQEAYRPDVPSVRLSQQFDLALHVGRGPQVGFTIFELDTFTPRERHHLEQQDAIITCSQWGREVIRANGISVPVHVVPLGVDRAIFHEGVAPAARSQDTVFLQVGKLEPRKGQLELLRAFEAAFTPQDAVRLVLVCGNPFVSKADLDVMLMPFRRSPMASRITLITQELPTQREVATQMAAADCGVFAVRAEGWNLEALELLSMGKQVIATNYSAHTEFLTAANARLIDVDGLEPAHQGRVMGQWAAWGARQHEQLVQHLRDVHTARQVGTLVRNEAGIATAMQFSWEHAADALLTALSAIA from the coding sequence ATGTCCAATTCGATCGTGATGCCGATTCCGAGTGCCCAGGTTGATGCGCAGGGAACGCCGCGCTTCCAGATTCCCGTGGCCGGTGACCACCCGCAGCGCGCGACCATCGAGGCGCTGGAAGCCGACGGCGGCGTGCAGGCTGAAACGCGCGTCTTTCTCGATGCGCAGCTGGAAACCGGCGATGCGCTGCTCGATCTCGATCCGGGGATCGGCGTGGTGGCCCTCAGCGCGGCCACCGCGCCGAACGGATCACCGGCGGTGTTTGTCGCGGGGCTCGATCTCGACACCGTGCAGTTGCTGCAGGACGCCGCCGCGGACGCTGGCGGTTGGGTCGAAGACATCGATGTGCAGGATCCGGCGGAGCTGTGCGCGTCGATCGACGCGCGTCTCGAATCGGACGGCCGCGTCTTCGTGCACAGCAGCGCGGCGCAGGTCATCTGGTGTACGACCGGCTTGCGCCCGCTGATCGACGCGGGCCGCGTGGTGGCGATCTGCGTCAGCGATGCCGCCGCCGACAGCGTGTGGGCCGAGACGGCCGCGTTGCTCGCCGCCTGCGGCTTCGTGCCGCATGCGCTCGCCGAGCAGGACGGCGAGGTCGTGCTGCTGCCGGTCACCGGTCAGCCGATGAGCACGGTGATTGCGGTGGCGATGGCGTCTGACGCCACGGCGACGGCAACCGCCGCGGCGCCGGCGGCGAATGCGGCGGTTGGCGTGATCGCGTCGGCGACGGCGTGGAACGCGGTGCGCGACGGCTTTTCGTTCATTGCCCCGCACAGCCGCACCGGCTACGGCGTGGCGGCCTCGCACCTGCTGCGCGCGCTGCAGCAGCGGCAGATCCCCGTGACGTTCTTCCCGCTCGGCCCCGTCGATGCCACCCTGCTCGACAATCCACGCCTGCGCGAGGCGCTCGTGCGTCAGGAGGCGTATCGCCCCGACGTGCCCAGCGTGCGGTTGTCGCAGCAGTTCGATCTGGCGCTCCATGTCGGCCGTGGTCCGCAGGTGGGCTTCACCATCTTCGAACTCGATACCTTCACGCCGCGCGAACGGCACCATCTGGAGCAGCAGGACGCGATCATCACCTGCTCGCAGTGGGGGCGCGAGGTGATTCGCGCCAATGGCATCAGCGTGCCCGTGCACGTCGTGCCCCTGGGCGTGGATCGTGCCATCTTCCATGAGGGCGTCGCCCCGGCAGCGCGCAGCCAGGACACTGTGTTCCTGCAGGTCGGCAAGCTGGAGCCGCGCAAGGGGCAGCTCGAGCTGCTGCGCGCGTTCGAGGCCGCCTTCACGCCGCAGGATGCCGTGCGCCTGGTGCTCGTCTGCGGGAATCCGTTCGTGAGCAAGGCCGATCTCGATGTGATGCTGATGCCGTTCCGGCGGTCGCCGATGGCATCGCGCATCACGCTGATCACCCAGGAGCTGCCAACGCAGCGCGAGGTCGCGACGCAGATGGCCGCCGCGGACTGCGGTGTCTTTGCGGTGCGCGCCGAGGGGTGGAACCTCGAGGCGCTCGAACTGCTGTCGATGGGCAAGCAGGTCATCGCCACGAACTACTCGGCGCACACGGAGTTCCTCACGGCGGCGAACGCGCGGCTGATCGACGTGGATGGGCTGGAGCCGGCGCATCAGGGGCGCGTCATGGGCCAGTGGGCCGCGTGGGGCGCGCGACAGCACGAGCAGCTGGTCCAACATCTCCGTGACGTGCATACGGCGCGTCAGGTGGGCACGCTCGTGCGCAATGAGGCCGGCATTGCCACGGCCATGCAGTTCAGCTGGGAGCATGCGGCCGATGCGCTGCTCACGGCGCTGAGCGCCATCGCCTGA
- a CDS encoding GNAT family N-acetyltransferase, whose amino-acid sequence MTLTDSYAHEAVEAPLEVCDLADMPDAEWDAFVDRCYNGTLFHKRAFLAYHEPGRFHFTWLGFRDGHGALMGVLPCVIRHGELLSPMGASYGGIIALPSSFSMMWRMVDALQRWVRQQELRRVSFTYAPLTYNRGMSQDLDFAMLYGGFQNSRNLFSSVVDLSAFDDEDPTHHLTPMGRRAIRKSEKEGIVVSESDDLAEYYPILEENKRKFDVKPAHSLAELERIRTLVPGTWRLMAARHEGELVAGVLTTHCNPRVLLAFYIASRPEYQHMRPVNRVLFDTAKWARANGYYFLDLGVSMNTASDNPMEPAWSLISFKEFIGSRGFLRPSYTWTPT is encoded by the coding sequence ATGACCTTGACTGACAGCTACGCCCACGAAGCCGTCGAAGCGCCCCTCGAGGTGTGCGACCTCGCGGACATGCCCGATGCCGAATGGGATGCGTTCGTGGATCGCTGCTACAACGGCACGCTCTTTCACAAGCGGGCGTTTCTGGCGTATCACGAGCCCGGACGCTTTCACTTCACCTGGCTTGGCTTTCGCGACGGCCATGGCGCGCTCATGGGGGTGCTGCCGTGCGTCATTCGCCACGGCGAGCTGCTGAGCCCCATGGGGGCCTCGTACGGCGGCATCATTGCGCTGCCGTCGTCGTTCAGCATGATGTGGCGCATGGTGGATGCCCTGCAGCGGTGGGTCCGGCAGCAGGAGCTCCGCCGCGTATCGTTCACCTATGCGCCGCTCACGTACAACCGCGGCATGTCGCAGGACCTGGATTTCGCGATGCTGTACGGCGGCTTCCAGAATTCCCGGAATCTGTTCTCCAGCGTCGTCGATCTCTCGGCGTTCGACGACGAGGATCCCACGCACCATCTCACGCCAATGGGGCGCCGGGCGATTCGCAAATCGGAGAAGGAAGGGATCGTCGTCTCCGAGAGCGATGACCTGGCCGAGTATTATCCGATCCTCGAAGAGAACAAGCGGAAGTTCGATGTGAAGCCGGCGCATTCGCTGGCCGAGCTCGAACGGATCCGCACGCTCGTCCCGGGCACGTGGCGGCTCATGGCCGCCCGACACGAAGGCGAGCTGGTCGCCGGCGTGCTCACCACGCACTGCAACCCGCGGGTGCTGCTGGCGTTCTACATCGCCAGCCGCCCGGAGTATCAGCACATGCGCCCGGTGAACCGCGTGCTCTTCGACACCGCCAAGTGGGCGCGCGCGAACGGGTACTACTTCCTCGATCTCGGCGTGTCGATGAACACGGCGTCGGACAATCCGATGGAGCCGGCGTGGAGCCTGATCAGCTTCAAGGAGTTCATCGGCTCGCGCGGGTTCCTGCGTCCGTCGTACACCTGGACCCCCACCTGA
- the asnB gene encoding asparagine synthase (glutamine-hydrolyzing), with protein sequence MCGIAGLLDHTRGANPSWIDPFTDALVHRGPDGRGTWCDGPVALGHRRLAILDPSPLGACPMPYTAPDGRTLRITFNGEIYNFLELRDELRRDGYAFRTETDTEVIAAAWHRWGLDCQRRFNGMWAFALWDEQTRTLTLSRDRFGVKPLYLAVMGSTIAFASEIKAFLALPHFPRTLNQQAATRYFTHPNAYDGISPDTALNGVMRLPPGHSLTITPEGTQGFSRWWNTRDHLPSVPARYEEQVEQFRDLFLDSVRLRMRSDVPIGTSLSGGLDSSAVASGMAAVARDGHLALDRCASDWQRTFIASFPGHPVDEREFADLVVAHTGAKPTYWNFQQATALRGLAASVYALDDLSAAPAVPVLNIYKTMREHGVVVTLDGHGGDELLAGYSWYRERPLDQLNDALDQDFHVTHLPAILRNYDGCSMANGVEVRSPFLDWRLVTYAMALPPEAKLDATYSKRILRDALTGILPDGIRTRTTKFGFESPLVAWANGPLGAVLRAASQTEIWRSAPSAAQPEQVAAIIQARTATRPHGFTEADRVAVAFGYRLLTFVLWCEHYLAIGDRRITRMVGAPTAAAA encoded by the coding sequence ATGTGCGGTATTGCCGGTCTGCTCGACCACACCCGCGGCGCGAATCCGTCGTGGATCGATCCGTTCACCGACGCGCTGGTGCATCGCGGCCCCGACGGCCGCGGCACCTGGTGCGACGGCCCGGTGGCGCTCGGCCATCGCCGACTGGCGATTCTCGACCCGTCGCCGCTCGGCGCCTGTCCGATGCCGTACACGGCGCCGGATGGCCGCACGCTGCGCATCACGTTCAACGGGGAGATCTACAACTTCCTCGAGCTGCGCGACGAGCTGCGGCGCGACGGCTACGCCTTTCGGACCGAAACCGATACCGAGGTCATCGCCGCGGCGTGGCACCGCTGGGGCCTCGACTGCCAGCGCCGCTTCAACGGGATGTGGGCGTTTGCCCTCTGGGATGAGCAGACGCGCACGCTGACGCTCTCGCGTGATCGCTTTGGTGTGAAGCCGCTCTACCTCGCCGTCATGGGGAGCACGATCGCCTTCGCGTCGGAGATCAAGGCGTTTCTCGCGCTCCCGCACTTTCCGCGTACGCTCAACCAGCAGGCCGCGACGCGCTATTTCACGCATCCCAATGCGTACGATGGCATCTCGCCCGACACCGCCCTCAATGGTGTCATGCGCCTGCCGCCGGGCCACTCGCTAACGATCACCCCCGAGGGCACGCAGGGCTTCTCGCGCTGGTGGAACACCCGCGATCACCTGCCCAGTGTGCCGGCACGCTATGAGGAACAGGTCGAGCAGTTCCGCGACCTGTTCCTCGACAGCGTGCGCCTGCGCATGCGCAGTGACGTGCCGATCGGGACCTCCCTGAGCGGGGGGCTCGACAGCAGCGCCGTGGCCTCGGGCATGGCCGCGGTCGCGCGCGACGGACATCTCGCCCTCGATCGCTGCGCGAGCGACTGGCAGCGGACCTTCATTGCGAGCTTTCCCGGGCATCCGGTGGATGAGCGGGAATTCGCCGATCTCGTCGTGGCGCACACCGGCGCGAAGCCGACCTACTGGAACTTCCAGCAGGCCACCGCGCTCCGCGGACTCGCCGCCAGTGTCTATGCGCTGGATGATCTGAGCGCCGCGCCAGCCGTGCCCGTGCTGAACATCTACAAGACGATGCGCGAGCACGGCGTGGTCGTGACGCTCGATGGGCACGGCGGCGATGAGCTGCTCGCCGGCTACTCCTGGTATCGCGAACGGCCGCTCGATCAGCTCAATGACGCGCTCGATCAGGACTTTCACGTCACGCACCTGCCGGCCATCCTGCGCAACTATGATGGCTGCTCCATGGCCAACGGCGTCGAAGTGCGCTCGCCGTTTCTCGACTGGCGCCTCGTCACCTACGCGATGGCGCTGCCCCCGGAAGCCAAACTCGATGCGACCTACAGCAAGCGCATTCTGCGCGATGCGCTGACGGGCATCCTGCCCGACGGGATTCGCACCCGCACGACCAAGTTCGGCTTCGAGTCGCCGCTGGTGGCGTGGGCCAACGGCCCGCTGGGCGCCGTCCTGCGCGCGGCCAGCCAGACCGAGATCTGGCGGAGTGCCCCGTCGGCCGCTCAGCCCGAGCAGGTGGCCGCCATCATCCAGGCACGTACAGCCACGCGTCCGCATGGCTTCACCGAAGCCGATCGCGTAGCGGTGGCCTTCGGATACCGGTTGCTCACGTTCGTGCTCTGGTGCGAACACTATCTCGCCATCGGCGACCGCCGCATCACCCGCATGGTCGGCGCGCCGACCGCGGCGGCCGCATGA
- a CDS encoding glycosyltransferase, translated as MTTLSNHPARGASVRDLRVLMIAFASTAHGGVHRKLAEQVREMRRHIPQTLALVFADTREAPAPANPPYTLVDLRGGGFDPASRSLAWFHCWEAVEQFKPDVVYMRYPLYDGHVLRFLREAPPVVFELQTKFDLELPPAAAEIERQWARRVLPETAGLVAVTPEILTHELTRGRVAIPGHVMANGADPALLPFVTPQLPPDRINLVCVASFYPWHGADRVICGMAAEPDVSDVHLHLVGDGGSVPALRQLAIDLGVQDRVHFHGLIPADALDPFYAQAHLAIGVLAPQRKGLTELCALKHREYALRGLPFVAAGTDIDFPASLPWLRTVDADDTPISPRMLRAFALGWTNEKRRRQIRQWAEQHLSWSAKIRALTEFLGTVARPRVKAA; from the coding sequence ATGACTACGCTTTCCAATCACCCCGCACGCGGTGCGTCGGTGCGCGATCTCCGCGTGCTGATGATCGCGTTTGCGAGCACCGCCCACGGGGGCGTGCATCGCAAGCTCGCCGAGCAGGTGCGGGAAATGCGGCGCCATATCCCCCAGACGCTGGCCCTCGTCTTCGCCGACACGCGCGAGGCGCCGGCGCCGGCCAATCCGCCGTACACCCTCGTGGACCTGCGCGGGGGCGGCTTCGATCCGGCCAGCCGATCGCTCGCCTGGTTCCACTGCTGGGAGGCGGTCGAGCAGTTCAAGCCCGACGTGGTCTACATGCGCTACCCGTTGTACGACGGGCATGTGCTGCGCTTCCTGCGCGAGGCCCCGCCGGTGGTGTTCGAACTGCAGACCAAGTTTGATCTCGAGTTGCCCCCCGCCGCCGCCGAGATCGAGCGGCAGTGGGCGCGCCGCGTGCTGCCGGAGACGGCGGGGCTCGTGGCCGTGACGCCCGAGATCCTGACCCATGAACTCACGCGCGGGCGCGTCGCGATCCCCGGGCATGTCATGGCCAACGGCGCCGATCCGGCGTTGCTCCCCTTCGTGACACCGCAGCTGCCGCCCGATCGCATCAACCTGGTGTGCGTGGCGTCATTCTATCCGTGGCATGGTGCCGATCGCGTCATCTGCGGCATGGCGGCCGAGCCTGACGTGTCGGATGTGCATCTGCATCTGGTTGGCGACGGCGGTTCGGTCCCCGCGCTCCGCCAGCTGGCGATCGACCTTGGCGTCCAGGATCGCGTGCACTTCCATGGCCTGATCCCGGCCGACGCCCTTGATCCGTTCTATGCGCAGGCGCATCTCGCCATCGGCGTGCTCGCCCCACAGCGCAAAGGGCTCACCGAACTGTGCGCGCTCAAGCATCGCGAGTATGCGCTCCGCGGATTGCCATTCGTCGCAGCGGGCACCGATATCGATTTTCCGGCCTCGCTCCCGTGGCTGCGCACCGTGGACGCCGATGACACGCCGATCTCGCCCCGCATGCTGCGCGCGTTCGCGCTCGGCTGGACGAACGAAAAGCGGCGCCGGCAGATCCGGCAGTGGGCCGAACAGCACCTCTCGTGGAGCGCCAAGATTCGGGCGCTGACCGAGTTCCTTGGCACCGTCGCGCGTCCGCGCGTGAAGGCTGCCTGA